In Candidatus Saccharimonadales bacterium, one genomic interval encodes:
- the dcm gene encoding DNA (cytosine-5-)-methyltransferase — MTKNNLMTVKYIDLFAGLGGTRIGLEQALKENGFLGECVFTSEIKPHAVKVYEDNFKGEEVSGDITQIDAKDIPDFDFLLAGFPCQPFSSAGVRRGFMDTRGTLFFDIERILKEKRPRAFLLENVEGLVLHDRVDRSRPIGRTLETIINHLENLGYEVNWKVLDASEYGVPQKRKRIYITGSLSAKTDLNDLNKNSSKLANVLEKNLPQSAYLNDSVLVKKLLEHYSVDQMKGKQIKDKRGGANNIHSWDVELKGPVSEEQKALLDEMLKQRRRKSWSLSKQIPWSDGMPLTLEEIATFHTQTLFEHKMSDKKYLVHLKSILDDLVKKKYLTFEIPKKTTPEYQVKGYNIVVGKLSFEISNILDPEHVTPTLVATDVTRMAVADKKGLRRMTVREGLRLFGFPESYEIDGLSYTKTFDLLGNSVSVNAVQIVCDRIIKAAF; from the coding sequence ATGACGAAAAATAATCTAATGACCGTTAAATATATAGACCTTTTTGCCGGACTTGGCGGGACGAGAATTGGATTAGAACAAGCCTTAAAAGAAAACGGGTTTCTAGGAGAGTGCGTATTCACGTCAGAAATCAAGCCACACGCGGTAAAAGTCTACGAGGATAACTTCAAAGGCGAAGAGGTGAGTGGCGATATAACCCAAATTGACGCGAAAGACATACCTGACTTTGATTTCCTGCTAGCCGGATTTCCGTGCCAGCCTTTTAGCTCAGCAGGAGTGAGAAGAGGCTTCATGGATACAAGGGGAACGCTCTTTTTTGATATCGAAAGAATATTAAAAGAGAAACGTCCACGGGCATTCTTACTGGAAAATGTCGAGGGTTTAGTGCTTCACGATAGAGTTGATAGAAGCCGTCCGATTGGACGTACTCTTGAGACCATTATTAATCATCTGGAGAATTTGGGGTACGAAGTAAATTGGAAAGTACTGGACGCGAGTGAATACGGCGTACCTCAAAAACGTAAACGTATTTATATTACCGGATCCCTCTCCGCGAAAACGGATTTAAATGACCTGAATAAAAATAGCTCAAAACTTGCGAATGTTTTAGAAAAAAACCTTCCTCAGTCAGCCTATCTTAATGACAGCGTCTTAGTTAAGAAATTACTTGAACACTATAGCGTTGACCAGATGAAAGGAAAACAAATAAAAGACAAGCGCGGCGGCGCAAACAATATACATAGTTGGGACGTTGAATTAAAAGGACCTGTCTCGGAAGAACAGAAGGCACTTCTAGACGAAATGCTAAAACAGCGCAGACGAAAATCCTGGTCACTATCCAAACAAATCCCGTGGTCGGATGGCATGCCGTTAACGTTAGAGGAAATAGCGACGTTCCATACCCAAACATTGTTCGAGCATAAAATGTCAGATAAGAAATACCTGGTGCATCTAAAATCAATCCTGGACGACCTCGTAAAAAAGAAGTATCTCACATTTGAAATTCCAAAAAAGACAACGCCTGAATACCAGGTAAAAGGATACAATATCGTCGTTGGAAAGCTAAGTTTCGAAATCAGCAACATCCTAGACCCAGAGCATGTAACGCCTACGTTAGTAGCGACGGACGTTACGCGCATGGCCGTCGCGGATAAGAAAGGTCTTCGTAGGATGACAGTAAGGGAAGGACTAAGGTTATTCGGTTTTCCTGAGTCATACGAAATTGACGGCCTTAGCTATACGAAAACATTTGACCTACTCGGAAATTCAGTTAGCGTGAATGCGGTACAGATAGTTTGTGACCGGATAATTAAGGCTGCGTTTTAG
- a CDS encoding NgoBV family restriction endonuclease, translating into MYGTKALELYELLKRQGIVGAQGSISLELLNTELKVNDKSATGNLLQEWLGEWMTLNGVYSRGNPNTQQFPDFYLSEDDRVNLLEVKAFDFAKTPNFDVAQFDAYTRSLRTEAYKLDVDYLILGYSLSNGVIKINGIWIKKIWEITCSMKEYAIRAQVKQGKIHNIRPYNFKTMSKGAQPFNSRVAFLNAIEETLAKYTGDTASAEEWLAEVGASYSEFTKTQP; encoded by the coding sequence ATGTACGGAACAAAAGCACTTGAACTATATGAATTACTAAAACGACAGGGTATCGTTGGCGCGCAGGGATCAATTAGCTTGGAACTGCTGAATACGGAACTGAAAGTTAACGATAAAAGCGCAACCGGAAACCTACTCCAAGAGTGGCTGGGCGAATGGATGACCTTAAACGGCGTATACAGTAGAGGTAATCCTAATACGCAGCAATTCCCGGATTTTTATCTTAGTGAAGATGACCGCGTTAACCTTTTAGAAGTGAAGGCTTTTGATTTTGCGAAAACACCTAATTTTGACGTAGCCCAATTTGACGCGTACACAAGATCGCTCAGGACGGAAGCGTACAAACTCGATGTTGATTATTTAATACTTGGCTATTCATTGTCTAATGGCGTGATCAAGATAAACGGTATTTGGATCAAAAAGATTTGGGAAATTACATGTAGCATGAAAGAATATGCCATTCGTGCTCAAGTAAAGCAAGGTAAAATCCATAATATCCGGCCGTATAATTTCAAGACTATGTCAAAGGGCGCTCAGCCATTCAATAGCAGAGTCGCTTTTCTTAACGCGATAGAAGAAACGCTTGCGAAATATACCGGTGACACCGCATCCGCAGAGGAATGGTTGGCGGAAGTAGGAGCTTCCTATAGTGAGTTTACTAAAACGCAGCCTTAA
- a CDS encoding winged helix-turn-helix domain-containing protein yields the protein MNIPYDSLQLDTILNALANQVRRGIIHELSLHPATVGQMAKRHGISLPAIHRHIRILEEAGLIVRKKVGRTNFVALNHKTLNLTQKWLMQYKTEWGSADASLENYISRMQE from the coding sequence ATGAATATTCCTTATGACTCACTCCAGCTGGACACAATACTCAATGCGCTTGCTAACCAAGTACGCCGTGGGATTATTCATGAATTATCACTTCACCCGGCAACGGTCGGGCAGATGGCAAAGCGTCACGGCATTTCATTGCCTGCGATCCATAGGCATATCCGTATCCTGGAAGAGGCCGGCCTGATCGTCCGTAAGAAAGTCGGACGAACCAACTTTGTCGCTCTCAATCACAAAACCTTAAACCTGACTCAAAAATGGCTCATGCAATACAAAACCGAATGGGGCAGCGCTGATGCCTCATTAGAAAACTATATTTCCAGGATGCAGGAATGA
- a CDS encoding YciI family protein, whose protein sequence is MGKYVYVYYAGSDTDAGDSQAWGEWFGKLGDKLVDAGNPFNEGGQAVYQGGVMPVTDKPVTGYSIVSADSMKEAEELAKGCPLVASKDGVVCVYEALPM, encoded by the coding sequence ATGGGAAAATACGTGTACGTATACTACGCCGGTTCGGATACTGATGCCGGAGACAGCCAAGCATGGGGCGAATGGTTCGGGAAATTAGGCGACAAGCTCGTTGATGCCGGAAATCCTTTCAACGAAGGTGGCCAGGCCGTGTACCAAGGCGGCGTAATGCCCGTCACGGATAAGCCGGTTACCGGGTACAGCATCGTTAGCGCTGACAGCATGAAAGAAGCCGAGGAACTAGCCAAGGGCTGTCCACTCGTCGCTTCAAAAGATGGTGTTGTTTGTGTTTACGAAGCATTACCTATGTAA
- a CDS encoding DUF2200 domain-containing protein → MMKPRIYTVGFARVYPLYIAKAEKKGRTKADVDEIICWLTGYSQKELEAQMEKQTDLETFFAEAPRLNPSRALIKGMICGVRVEEIKERTMQEIRYLDKLIDELAKGKAIEKILRKQ, encoded by the coding sequence ATGATGAAACCTCGGATTTATACAGTGGGCTTCGCAAGAGTCTATCCCCTTTATATCGCTAAGGCCGAGAAAAAAGGACGTACGAAAGCGGACGTCGATGAAATTATTTGCTGGCTGACAGGATATAGCCAAAAAGAGCTAGAAGCGCAGATGGAAAAGCAAACGGATCTCGAGACTTTTTTTGCGGAAGCTCCCAGGCTGAACCCTTCCCGGGCTTTAATTAAAGGCATGATCTGTGGTGTCCGGGTGGAAGAGATCAAAGAACGAACCATGCAGGAGATCCGCTACCTGGATAAATTAATCGATGAGTTAGCCAAGGGAAAAGCAATAGAGAAGATTTTGCGGAAGCAGTAA
- a CDS encoding inositol oxygenase family protein yields the protein MSADTSVLEDPKEQQLEDKPHMDSDGEHLSALPVRDYDSAPEHVKQFYLDNHTHHTYESTRKLWNDYASPKARTLKAPMWDMLVAVGEFFDASDPDVEDPQIVHAFQSAESARENGEDDWMQATVLVHDVGKILATNLLPGREALPQWCVVGDTFPLGIKFDERIVLSKYFFEQPAVPDSSDPLLRKGWPGNPDVKHPVYGTEQGVYEDGVGLDNLTVSFGHDEFLFQVLNGNCNLPDGALRMIRYHSLYPIHSAGAYSRLLGEGDDEILAGVRRFNQYDLYSKVEKKPDIAALMPYYKNLVDKFFPEPLNW from the coding sequence ATGTCCGCAGATACGTCAGTGCTAGAAGACCCTAAAGAGCAGCAACTTGAAGATAAACCACATATGGATAGTGACGGGGAGCATCTATCCGCTTTGCCCGTAAGAGATTACGATTCCGCACCCGAGCACGTAAAGCAATTCTATTTAGACAATCACACCCACCATACGTACGAATCAACCCGTAAGCTATGGAATGACTACGCCTCACCCAAAGCAAGAACGCTTAAAGCCCCTATGTGGGATATGCTCGTCGCCGTAGGGGAGTTTTTTGACGCCAGCGATCCCGATGTCGAAGACCCGCAAATCGTCCACGCGTTCCAGAGTGCGGAATCCGCAAGGGAAAACGGGGAAGATGACTGGATGCAGGCAACCGTCTTAGTCCATGACGTCGGTAAAATTCTCGCCACCAATCTGCTTCCAGGCAGAGAAGCCCTGCCTCAATGGTGCGTTGTGGGTGATACGTTCCCACTCGGCATAAAATTTGATGAGCGGATCGTTCTATCCAAATACTTCTTCGAACAGCCTGCCGTGCCCGATAGCAGCGATCCTTTGCTACGCAAGGGCTGGCCAGGAAACCCTGATGTCAAGCATCCTGTCTACGGTACTGAGCAGGGCGTATACGAAGACGGCGTAGGCCTGGATAATCTTACCGTTTCATTCGGCCATGATGAATTTTTGTTCCAGGTCCTAAACGGGAACTGTAACCTGCCAGACGGCGCGCTCCGTATGATCCGCTACCACTCCCTATATCCTATCCACTCAGCAGGTGCATATAGCCGCTTGCTAGGTGAGGGTGACGACGAAATACTTGCAGGCGTCAGACGCTTCAACCAGTACGATCTCTATTCAAAGGTTGAAAAAAAGCCGGATATCGCAGCACTCATGCCTTACTACAAGAACCTGGTTGATAAGTTCTTCCCAGAACCACTTAACTGGTAG
- a CDS encoding antibiotic biosynthesis monooxygenase, with the protein MAEANNSSNEPVTAVFSWTVKQGEEQSFQHMMHAVHKVARTFPGHMGVTTLNSPTRKESFQTILRFDTTQHLEDWLSSPIRQKMMKPLAKIASTDTATKSTGLETWFEIPGQQVTPPPRWKMVVATFIAIYPVSLLFSLFLSPYIEDWPILVRALFLPIIAPVILTYLFMPFLTQRILKRWLYKKDS; encoded by the coding sequence ATGGCAGAAGCAAATAATTCCTCAAACGAACCCGTTACGGCCGTGTTCAGCTGGACGGTAAAACAAGGTGAGGAACAGTCATTCCAGCACATGATGCATGCCGTGCATAAAGTCGCCCGTACCTTTCCAGGGCACATGGGCGTTACCACTTTAAACTCTCCTACGCGTAAAGAAAGTTTTCAGACCATATTACGGTTTGATACCACTCAGCACCTTGAAGATTGGCTGAGTTCACCCATACGTCAAAAGATGATGAAACCCCTGGCGAAGATTGCGAGTACGGATACAGCTACCAAATCAACCGGACTAGAAACCTGGTTTGAAATTCCAGGTCAGCAAGTTACTCCACCCCCAAGATGGAAAATGGTAGTCGCTACCTTTATTGCAATCTACCCCGTAAGTTTACTCTTTTCACTCTTTTTGTCTCCGTACATTGAAGATTGGCCCATCCTGGTCCGGGCATTGTTTCTACCGATCATCGCGCCGGTTATTTTGACGTATCTATTCATGCCATTTTTGACACAGCGAATTTTAAAACGCTGGTTGTATAAAAAGGATTCGTAA
- a CDS encoding NAD(P)-dependent oxidoreductase has protein sequence MKKSIGFIGIGTMGSRMSARFLNAGLEVTVFNRDKNKTKPLVKQGAKVAGSIPELVKAADYICISVSNDDAIKDVVSQIIQAGVRNKTILSLSTISPDTAVELDKNISDCKARFLDAPVSGSAPQVESAQLLVFASGEEKIFEDVKPILSAISRTVYYLGPAGNGSRMKLVTNTLLGLGAQSLAEALLLGQRMGISKDKMIEVLSESAVVSASQKIKMQNALADDYPVAFSLANMYKDYGLILEQAHATNTPMPATAAARQVSAVGMARKLDADFAVVIRLLEEMTRPTTRS, from the coding sequence ATGAAAAAATCAATCGGGTTTATAGGAATCGGGACTATGGGAAGCCGGATGTCCGCCCGGTTTCTTAATGCCGGTCTGGAAGTAACCGTATTCAACCGGGATAAAAACAAAACAAAACCCTTAGTAAAACAGGGCGCTAAGGTCGCGGGTTCTATCCCGGAACTCGTAAAAGCAGCTGATTATATCTGCATATCCGTTTCAAACGACGACGCTATAAAAGATGTGGTTAGCCAAATAATACAGGCTGGCGTCCGCAATAAAACGATCCTCAGCCTCAGCACTATTTCTCCAGATACCGCAGTGGAACTAGATAAAAATATCTCGGACTGTAAAGCTCGGTTTCTTGACGCGCCCGTGTCTGGAAGTGCGCCTCAGGTAGAGTCAGCGCAATTACTCGTGTTCGCTTCGGGTGAGGAGAAGATATTTGAAGATGTTAAGCCAATACTGAGCGCTATAAGCAGGACGGTGTACTACCTAGGACCAGCAGGGAACGGATCACGCATGAAGCTCGTCACGAATACTCTTTTGGGACTGGGCGCCCAGTCGCTTGCCGAAGCGCTACTTCTGGGTCAAAGAATGGGGATATCCAAGGACAAAATGATCGAAGTGCTGAGTGAATCAGCAGTCGTATCGGCGTCTCAAAAAATAAAGATGCAAAATGCGCTTGCAGATGACTACCCGGTAGCATTTTCGCTGGCCAATATGTATAAAGACTACGGCCTTATCCTAGAACAAGCCCATGCTACGAATACCCCCATGCCAGCAACAGCCGCAGCACGACAAGTCAGTGCTGTAGGTATGGCTCGCAAACTGGATGCTGACTTCGCTGTCGTTATACGGCTCCTAGAAGAAATGACACGTCCGACGACTCGAAGTTAA
- a CDS encoding TMEM175 family protein, with translation MEKEYSPPESVTTPHRLETFSDGVMAIIITVMVLRLSAPSVPTLSGWQPFLPQIVAYVLSFIFIAQYWNSHHQLLRFTKRISGGVMWANMHLLFWLSLIPVATAWIGEDDNYLHESPTVLYGAIALMASIAYAILTRLIKRIEPEEVAAHHTVRNTKNITSIITYTGGVVIAALGLPLVGIVCYVLVSVLWLIPDRRLARLWQRSPVRTSIRGN, from the coding sequence ATGGAAAAAGAGTACTCCCCTCCGGAAAGTGTCACGACGCCTCACAGGTTAGAAACCTTCAGCGACGGCGTGATGGCAATTATCATCACCGTCATGGTGCTTCGTCTTAGTGCGCCGTCCGTCCCAACGCTCAGCGGCTGGCAACCGTTCCTGCCTCAGATAGTAGCCTATGTCCTTAGCTTTATTTTTATCGCCCAGTACTGGAATAGCCACCACCAGTTGCTCCGCTTCACCAAACGGATCAGTGGAGGCGTCATGTGGGCAAACATGCATTTACTGTTTTGGTTATCGTTAATCCCCGTCGCTACGGCGTGGATTGGCGAAGATGACAATTACCTCCATGAGTCTCCGACTGTTCTATATGGGGCAATCGCGCTCATGGCCTCAATCGCGTATGCAATTCTTACGCGGCTCATAAAAAGGATCGAACCCGAGGAGGTCGCAGCGCACCACACAGTAAGGAACACGAAAAATATTACCTCTATTATTACCTATACGGGAGGGGTTGTTATTGCCGCGCTCGGATTACCCCTCGTGGGGATTGTCTGCTACGTCCTAGTGTCGGTATTGTGGCTTATTCCTGACCGCCGTCTTGCTCGTCTGTGGCAGCGATCGCCGGTACGCACCTCCATTAGGGGTAACTAG
- a CDS encoding NB-ARC domain-containing protein, translating to MNFDNLTKEIQNLLSEKEHVVIAVSGFGGSGKTTLAERLASHFKDSTLLQLDNFLINRGEGSGWSGGYDWKRFEHVLLDAKAGKDLHYQWYDWPKDETKDWIDQPLPPLLIVEGVRLLQPNLHPYFDLKIWIDCSIETATEQGKARDRANKADADFDIESHIRKWDDIWIPKEKEYLAHFSPTKDADILYTY from the coding sequence ATGAACTTCGATAATTTAACAAAAGAAATTCAAAACCTACTCAGTGAAAAAGAACACGTCGTCATCGCCGTGTCCGGTTTTGGTGGCTCAGGAAAAACGACGCTCGCAGAAAGGCTAGCGTCTCACTTCAAAGACTCAACTCTTCTTCAACTAGATAATTTTCTTATCAATCGCGGCGAAGGAAGTGGCTGGAGCGGTGGCTATGACTGGAAACGCTTCGAACACGTCCTACTAGATGCCAAAGCCGGAAAGGATCTGCATTATCAGTGGTACGACTGGCCTAAAGACGAAACGAAAGACTGGATTGACCAGCCACTACCTCCGCTTCTTATCGTGGAAGGCGTAAGATTACTTCAACCAAACCTACATCCTTACTTCGATCTAAAAATCTGGATTGATTGTTCCATCGAAACCGCGACGGAGCAGGGGAAAGCCCGCGACCGCGCAAACAAGGCCGATGCTGACTTTGATATTGAATCCCATATACGAAAATGGGATGACATTTGGATTCCGAAAGAAAAAGAGTATCTTGCGCACTTTAGCCCAACAAAAGATGCCGATATTCTTTATACGTATTAG